Within Acidimicrobiales bacterium, the genomic segment TTGGAGGGAGTCGCGGATCTCCATCTCGAAGGCGACCTCGCCGACAAGGTGCGCCAGCTCCTCGAACAGTCGGTGAACCCGGCCCTGGCCATGCACGGAGGGTTCGCCGAGCTCGTCGGCGTGGACGAGGATGGTCGAGTGTTCGTGACGATGGGAGGCGGTTGCCAAGGCTGCGCGTTGTCTCAGGCGACCCTCGTAGACGGGATAACGAGAGCAATCAAAGAGGCGATCCCCGAGGTGACGGAGGTTGTCGACGTCACCGACCACGCCTCTGGGTCCAATCCCTACTTCTGAAGGTCCAGCCTTACTTCTGAGCGCCGCAGGGGGCGTCAGCGCCGCGGCTCGGACGTCCGGCCCCGATCGTCCCCGCCCAGCAGGTCGAGGGCAGCCTTCACCACTCCTTCTGCATCGAGCCCCAACTCCGCCAAGATGGCGTCCGGCTTGGCGTGGGGAATGTACGCGGTCGGTACTCCCAGCACACGGACTCGGGGCATGGCCGACTCTTGCGCCAACAGAGCCGAGGCGATCGAACATCCCACCCCCCCTTCGGCCAGGCCGTCCTCGATCGTGACGACGGCCTCGAAACGGGAAGCGTCGTCCAGCATCTCGGGGTCTAGCGGCTTGACTACCCGGGGGTCCCACACGGTCGCCGAGATCCCGAGCTGCTGGAGGCGATCGGCCGCTTCCTCGCAGGCTTTGAGCATCTTCCCGACACCTATCAGGCAGACGTCCGAGCCCGTGCGCACCTTTCGTGCACGAAGTCCGTGGCCGACCTGGTCGTCGGGGACCGAAGGTGCCAGTGTCTTCGGCCACCGGATCGCCACGGGCCCCGACTCGATCTCCAACGCGTCGTGGAGCATCTGTTGGAGCTCTTGGTATGAGGACGGAGCGAACATCGTCATGCCTGGGATCTTCGTCAGCAGCACCATGTCGAGCACGCCGTGGTGCGATGGGCCGTCGTCGCCTGTGATCCCCGCCCTGTCTATGCAGAAGACCACGGGCAGCCCGTGCAGTCCCACGTCGAGGTTGCACTGGTCGAACGCCCTGGTGAGGAAGGTCGAATAGATCGCCACCACCGGCCTGAGTCCGCCCATAGCCATCCCCGCCGCGGCCGTGACGGCGTGTTGCTCGGCGATCCCCACGTCGAAGCACCTGTCGGGGAAGCGTTCCTGGAACGGCAGCAGGCCGGTCGAGTCCGGCATGGCGGCAGTGATCGCAACCAGGTTGGGGCGGACCTCCGCCTCCTTGATCAGCGCCTCGCTGAATGCCTGGGTGTAGCTCCCGGGCGCCGCGGTAGAGGTGTCG encodes:
- the dxs gene encoding 1-deoxy-D-xylulose-5-phosphate synthase; the protein is MILDTIESPEDLRRLDYEQLRTLASEIRELIVETVTRNGGHLGSNLGAVELTLAIHRVFDSPRDVIIWDTGHQSYVHKLITGRRRSFHTLRQAGGLSGYPSRSESEHDWVENSHASTALSYAHGLATAFALNGETDRRIVAVVGDGALTGGMAFEGLNNLGHSGRDCIIVLNDNGRSYAPTVSKLGESLARLRSNPKYVRRQAKIERLLHDIPLVGEQLERAVEATKAAVREMWEPPAFFEFLGVRYTGPFDGHDVETLETALRNAAEVGGPHVVHVITEKGRGYAPAENDPIKKLHDTSTAAPGSYTQAFSEALIKEAEVRPNLVAITAAMPDSTGLLPFQERFPDRCFDVGIAEQHAVTAAAGMAMGGLRPVVAIYSTFLTRAFDQCNLDVGLHGLPVVFCIDRAGITGDDGPSHHGVLDMVLLTKIPGMTMFAPSSYQELQQMLHDALEIESGPVAIRWPKTLAPSVPDDQVGHGLRARKVRTGSDVCLIGVGKMLKACEEAADRLQQLGISATVWDPRVVKPLDPEMLDDASRFEAVVTIEDGLAEGGVGCSIASALLAQESAMPRVRVLGVPTAYIPHAKPDAILAELGLDAEGVVKAALDLLGGDDRGRTSEPRR